Genomic DNA from Bombus affinis isolate iyBomAffi1 chromosome 8, iyBomAffi1.2, whole genome shotgun sequence:
TAGTTTGAATTATAGGTGGTAGATTCATTAAATGTCAAAGTGTGTGCTGTCCATCATCAAGAGAAACATAACTGTGTCAACTTAAGCGACGTACTTCCTCtatttctgttttatttttcattattcgtCACTCCACGAATACGGTATGAACGAACAAATATTTATGTTAAAAGAGCAATTCCAGGAATGTATGTGGAGAGTAGGTGCATGTAGAGTTTTGACATATATCGACATTATATTTTGATGAAGAGTATAATATGATTGTAAAAAACCAGAGTTGGTAGATTATCATGTCTTCCACCTGTGATCTTTATACAAATAATATTAGGAttagtattacaaaattcttagAATTCCTGCAAAGATTTCCAGAAAGCACGTTTAAGAAAATCAGAAAAAATTGTGAATGCACTTGGCagaaaattctttaaaaaatatagtGTGAATTCTTAGAAAAAGGAACATAACTTCTTAAACTGGTTTTCAATCATTAGCAGCTAATATACACCGCTCTAATTGAATCGCGTTTCCACAAGAAAAAGCGTGGAGGATGATGCAAAATTGATAAATCAGAATGCACCGGAAGAGAACAACGCAAAAGTATCGAGTGAATAAAATAACGATACCTTCATTCCAGACAGGCCCTATGCAACTATGTAGCTTTGAACTTTGGTCATCGATAATCTAGTTGAAACTTTTGCAGGAAAAGTAGCGGTCGTTCGCCGTGTTACATGCATATATGTTTCACTCCAACCACAACCATTGTTACATGTCAGGAAACTACGGCATGTCCCATAGCGGTTGACGAGGCTCCAGAGACCAGACTTGGTTGCATTTTAAAGGTAACGTTATCTGGTTATGACACATAATGCGCACATTATACAACaatcattaattttatattccaCATATTCATTGACATATATTCAGCAAACTATTTCtccttttctatttattttccattattttctagGAATATAGAAAAGTACGTTTACATGTGTAGGTTACATATAAAAAATCGTTATATCATTATCATGGTGGCGTGGGAGTTGATAGATATTATGTaatgataatataaatttatacttaCGTATCAGTCATAGATTGTGATTCATAAAAGCATAGAAataatttatatcattttattttaatttcaagttTGAAAGATTCTCCATAAAGActatgaaatttaaataatttaattgaaatccGGAGATTCATAAATATGTCAATTTGATTGGTTTTTCCTATGATAACAGCAAAAATTCCTAGATATTTTATTTCGTGGTTTCGACAGCACGATATGGAGCGAGCCATACGATACTCATTCGGAAATTCATTTTAAGCGAAGATTGCAATCCTGAAGCTCAGCTAAACTCCATTGCGCAACAAATTCTCGATCACTACATTCCAGTAGATTATGTGACACAAAATTGTGTTCATACTTTTACATAGGAAATGAGAAAGTGCATTCATGAATTATATAAGAAAATCTAGGGTTTCATTCTAGAAGATATCGATGACTTTGAAACTTCGTAAAAAAGCGATTTGAAGAAAAATTTTCCCATTGTTATATGTGCTCCCTGAAATAGTGTAACCTCGTCTTGAGAAATTTTTTCATAGAAGAGCAAATAAAGCATGTACCTAGATGTTCTGTTTCTCATCATGAAGAGTTTGATGATAATACAAGTAAAATGTTAATTTGGTtattctatatgacgtaaaattcTCATTTGTCAATTCATTGATATTATTAGTCAGCAAATTATTGCGCAAGAATAattttaacaatatatataattttctttctgTTTCCTAATCAAGATATCAAAACAAATTGCTTAAACGAAATGTTTCGCGTGACATGAAACGTATTAGTAGATAAAATGAAACGAAAGTAAACGGATAAGAAAATGTAGACATTCAATGAGACATTGTTATCTAGACGAGTGGCGTTGTCGGTGGTGTCTCGTTTACAGAGTTTCGCGAGGTGCTGACAAAAgatctttcgtttcgttgaGCTCGCATTTTGGCCGCGTGTCCCGTTTTTAATTTAGTCTACTTCGAATTGCTGACCACCGCTGACTACCCCGTCTACCAATAGGCCGGCGTCATATCCAGTATTATCCGACGTAGGTTCGCGGAGCAGAGACGGCTCAGTCGTATGATAAACGCGGAGGCACCTGGGTAGGAGGCGAGCTCTGGTGCGTCTGCACATCCATCGACGCCGGTGAATCGTGCACTACGCGAACAATGTGCCCGTGGACCTCGTGAAACGGAACCGCGACCACAGTTGTTCAATTGACGCTCTACTGTTGCGAAACCCGTAGGTCTGTGTCGATCGGCTACTACCGCGTTTTTGTTTCGAATCCTGATCGCCGTGAGATCCACCGGGTGAAACTTGCTTCCGAGATCCGCAATAGCGTTATCCGGACGTTTAGACAGGTGAGACGTTTGTATTGTGCGTGGGATTTCGTTATATGTAATTGTTTTACCAAATCATTGGTTTATCACCTGCACGATAATTTCAATCGTTCAGAAGCTACGTTAATCAACTTTATAGACTGGAAAGCAAAAGAAGGTGATGACGTTACAAATGTAACTACTTTGAAAATTTACCTTCGAATTTGTTATTATGTGTGTATGTGCCATTTTCTTCTAATAAATGAACTCATGGAAGTAAGTAATTTGTTTCTCGAGAATTGAACACTGATCATATAaggatatgtacatataatgaaattgagaaattgacaTTGACAATATGACAGAAGAGTTGTTTGAATTTCTTATCTGCTTTTGTATAACTCGTGACTCTGCACTTCATGTCAAGAAATAGAATTTGCTTCGTATTATCGTGAGATTAGTCATTCTTGTCAAGAATTCAAAATTGTTTAAATCTTTGACTCTTTTTAAACTTTGAAATATAATTCCTTTGAAATGTTCATGTAAATTCTCTGAATTATCATATACACGGTTGAGTGTTTCGAACGATCATCACGTGCGTAGCTCCTTGTACCAAGATtatctaagtataatataaCTCATAACTGTTTGTCTTGGATGTTATGAATATCAGTCGTCAATGTATTATAGTATCTATTTTCTACCAAGAAACGTAGAATTGAGATCTAACATTTTCGAATTGTTTGAATTGTAACAAAAGATTTGCGTAAAAAATTTGTTCATCAGATTCAGGTTCACCTCGAGGAAAAGTGAGTGTTGCAAAACTGGAAAGTGAATTTTTTATGTAGAAAAACGCGTACaatttcgaaattgaatttaacGAGTGAAACGTTCCCAGCATTTTATAATCGTTAGTTTCGTAAATTCCAAGTAAAGAAATCTTGACATTAACCaacgtttttaatttatttttatactatGACTAATTTATGTTACATTGGTGATAGCATATCGAATGGTACACAATCCGaactattatttctttatcctCGTAATTGGACATTACCAGACCGGAAACACCGTTAGTTTTCTATTCATTAAACTACAAACAGAAGTGCTTTTCACGATACTCccgcaaaaataaaaaattcaataaactatAATCAATTTCGACAATTTTCCTATTTATATTTTCCATCAATCGATGGTCTGTTTCGCTGATTCAACGAAGCATAAAATGAATTGGGAAtcatatttatacctttatatttGTCGAACACTAACAGTACGTTTATAACCATCTGGAATCACGTAAGATCTCAATGGGTTTTTGTGGGTGTAAATTTCTCCGTATTATTCACGCTTGTTTTTCATTCGAACTGTtgttttaacttttaacagacCGAGACTACCGCTAATTCTGAACCGTACTATTCTCCGTTATATTTTACGTTTAATCCCGTGCTCATCTTTATTTTATCCTCTCTCAATCTTTATATTGTTTAAACGTAACACACAATTTATCTAGAAATTACAAAACTTATATTAAATTAAGATAAATTAAATACTTCAGATCTTTAATGATCTACACTTTACTTTTTTCTCCTACGTTCCAAATCAAACTAACAATTTTCACAAACTCATTTTTCACATCCTATATCCTGTAACATCATAAATTCCAAATAAACTATAGAAACATACACAGTTTTGagcaaaaaaatatatttttcccaTGAAACGTGAAATACAGCCCTCGAATTATCCACAAAAAAGTCGTTACTATCCACAAATAAAGTTTGTTTCCCTCATGTCATGTCAGTCGTAAATTACAGTACAGAGGGGACAGAATTACCATAGGAGGATCAATCATCGTTAGATTCTCAAATGTTTACAGGATGAAATTCCATTGTACTTTAATATAATTCTACGTAGACGTATCGTGTATTATggtgtaaatattttaattattttcctcATTCGAGGTAAAATAATCGATCTCGTCTACATACactaataaaatttgttttcttaAATTATCAAGGTAATCAAGggaataaaattattacaagaggATGAGTCTTCGTTGGATTCACGAAAACTTAGAAGCACCAACATGCGATGAGGAATGCAGCGACATCGATGACAGTTGCAGCGACGACAGCTACGATTCCGATCTATCAATCTGCGAGGAGAAAGGGCCTGGAAACGAAAAGGAGATCAATGGGGATCGCAGGAGGAAAAGGGAGACCAGGAGACATCCGACCACTACAGTGAAGTTCGACGAGAACGGGTATTTGCCGATAATTACGAGCTGTCGATAGCCGAGAATAAGATCGAATCTTCGTTACGTTGTACAGACATTAATCGAATTACAATTCGATggtaaactttaattattagcTGACTTTGTTCAATGAAACTTCCTAATTAAAATATCGTCTACTATTAAAGCTAATCTCTTATAAATTATTACGTTTTGTATAAACATGGAAATTAGAAATTCTCTGAAAGTATATAATTTGATAATTGATCACAAATTACAGTGATCTTATTCATGAAACAAAATTAGAATAAGAACaagatttaaaaagaaattggtGTTTATAATTGttgcattatattatttctatattacattttatttctattttatgaacaagatttaaaaatattagtaCTTGTAGTTGCTACATTGTATTAcgaaattttctaaaattcttTAATATCGCTACTCTAAATTTTCTCTTCTTCGCGATTTAACGAAACTAATTGACCAGAATCGTACATTTCTGCTCGATTATCCGCATTAACGTAATAATTTGTGCAGCGATGCATGAATTTTTGACATTGATGAAAGAGTTGATGCATATTTTACAGCGGATTCTTCTGTGAGCGGGTTGCAAACTAGCAACAATAAGTCTACAGACGTAATTTCCTTTTAACGTCCACCTACAATAAACGTTCATTAATCACTTGAATCGATTAATTCTCCACCTAGCGTACTGCGAAGTTAACAGTTTAAAATTTCCTATTATTCATATTATGGCTTTCCCCTTCGATCGTTTTGGAACGTTTTCGGATCTCGAAGGTGAAATTAATCAGTTTATTGCGTGGAGAAGAGGGTCAGTGAACATTGTCACAAAGCTGTCTAGTTCTTGTACCAAATGGAAGGATGATTATTACGGTAAACAAAAGTCAAGGGGACGTGGGCATTGTTGCACAAGGAACCGTAATGAGTTCATCGATCACCtaacgagatttatttttcgctccGTACCGTGATAAAGTCGCTTTAAATTTATCAATCTTTCTGACGCTCTACTTTATAGATCATTAAGCGGGGATTAATTCAATAGTTAATTAAACGACGaggtatttttattaaaaacagTCTGTTGTTTAAAATACTATTACACGTGTTAGAATGTACGTATATGGTAAAGATATTCTTCTCATTGAACGAATGGCGCGAAATTCAACCATATAGCGCATATTATGATTTTCATTTGATAAATATAGGTTTGTATTTAGGTTTGTGTTTATAAAGAAATTTAAGTTGAATTTTAACTTTAGTTTTAAATCTTCAAGTTCAACATTTTCGTGACACCACGTCAGTGTCACACGCTGGGTGACCCTTTACATAAAGTTTATGAACTTGAAACTTTCTACCAAAAATCGCCGGCTACAGGTTGAAGTTACTAGTAAATTTATATGAACGGCAAAATGTTAAGATTAACGAAtgcaaattttattttgtatctgTTGAATTTGATGAGATTTTACGAAAAAAATTGGAACGCAGGGGGTCAATCGAGATCATTATATGCGGTGATCTTAAATTGAATGATTCGGTAACCTAAAATAATTGCGTAATAATCTCATAAAATGATACGCGAAATCACTGTTTAAAGATAAGAACAGGGTAGACCTTGAAATTAGAATATGGATGAAGAACTGTAGCAGACACCGTACAACATGATACGCGATATGTATTCATTGATCACTTGAATCGATTTACTTTCTGCTCTATATTGTTGCAGGGTCACTAGGTATAGGGAGTAAGTATAGTTCACGTTATATTATTACCGGTATTCGAGCACCGTGGCAACCGACGAACCGACGTGTCTGCAATTCCGCGTGAATTGCATTAAAGCACACGCACGACGTGAAACGCAAAATTAGGATCGACGTTTATGACCGTGTGCGCTCGAGTTTCAACAAATAGATCATAGTACACATTCTACGTGTAATTAACGGGGGCGTGTTCGTGCAATGTCAAGacgtaataatttttaaattgatgaattttaaacgaagaaaatatttcatttcatcgtGGGAGCAGTACGCTTACAATTGTTGAcctatatttcattattaaacagtattttacatcttttttttattttttgcattGACTAGGATCATGCACAAATCATTCgctgaattttatattttgcaaTAAACATATTGTAACTTTTGTATACATACACATTTTGAAATTCGTTTTACAGTTTCCTAATGCACTCATGATAATCGTGTTTCAtcactaatgaaatttcaaaatgttttttgtaacacgcataatatattcgtaaaatgtttctacaaatgttcgaatacttttgttAATCGCTGTATGTATAATCTACCCTAATTGCGTGACCCACTTTGTATTTTTCACGTTTCATTATTGGTACCATTAGCTTGATTATCATCAGTTGATGCACTGCTTGTCGAATAAAGTCTATTGGTATTGCGTTCCTTCCCCTCGAGCATCTGTTTAAAATTAACGGGGTTGGAAAACGTCTACGGTGTAACGAAGCACGCTTCATTCACGAAGCTTACTGACCTGAAAAGTCGATCGGCCCATTTTTCCAAACGTAGTGATATGTTATAAATATAGCGCGTTCCGAGGTGTTATTTCGCAATAAATCTGTTTCGTATGACAGCTTATCCTACTCTCGTCGCTATTATTTCAATAGTCAAGAAGTGTCATCTTTTTCTCTTCGATATTATTTTCATTCGAAAAATAAGAAATTGATTTATATATCGAAacttatttataataaagatattaataaatattaaccgGGTCAATGAAATAGCACGTGAAAGTTGTGTAAACGTAACGTTAttggaaaatataaataaattaatttacgtATCGTTTTgtcaaaatacaaaaattaaaatacgTATTAGAATAATAGATTTTACAGAAACTATAAAAGTTAAAAATCCGAATAAAGTCACAATAAAAAAAAGCTTATAGTACCTACTATGAATATGTTAATTTCTGGAAACTTCGCAAGAGAGAAGGAGGGACAGTGATCAAAAAATATTACGGTGACTAAAAACTTCAAAGAAATTTCTATCTGGTGTCTCGAGGATCTTTTTGTCTAAGATTGACATTTAAAATTAAGTGTATATTTGTAGACTTGGTATTTACGTTTATAGACGGCCGGTGTGTGTTTGGAGATTCTAAATATTgtattctcctttacagaactcCGCATTACATCACGGAATCGGTTAAACGACCGCCTTACGTAATATGGGATCCCAGGAAACCGGCACAAAATCCTGTGTACAATTGTTTGGTAATCAAATTGTTCTGTCGAACCGGATACCATCTTGCTGTTTCGAACTCTGGTCGAGTTCGAGGTTTGAGTGCCACGAACGAGCCACATGGTAACTACaacgaaaaatgaaaataaaaattctgtaCTATAAAAACCACATTGATTCACTTTATTGTTATAATCATTAAAAACTGCAGTGTGGATGAAGAAAGcagttttttttaatttcttcgttCTATTAATTTCTAGCTTTGCTTCACATTATACCGGTATCATTTGGAGTGATTCGAATACAAAGTCTTGAAACTAGTCTGTATTTGGCTTTCAATAAGAAGGGACGTTTATATGGTGAGGTAAGGTCGCGGATTTTTATTACTAGGTGTAGTgagtaaaataattaaatttctagAAATTGGTTACAAAGTTATTatgtttcattatttttatgTATCTTATAGTGTAGAATTTGTACTTTTAAATTCATGTAAATTTGTTTTGATTATATCAAGTgataaatataatttgaaatCTACGTAAATAATGATGGGGGGCTAGTCGTttcaaataattgttattaatttatttcagttAAGCGCAAACAAAGATAACACAGAATGGGAGCAATGGAACGTCGGTTCCTACGATGCTTTTCGATCACGAAAATACGCGAATCAGGGATGGTGGATAGGAATAAAGAAAAATGGGCGAGCAAAGCCAGGACCAAAAACAAGTTGGGGCCAAAAATCGATACAATTCCTAGCAATACGACAAGATTAATTTCtacgaatattttatatttctgtaaCTAAATTAATTCGTAACAATTATGTGAATCCTAAACAAAGAAAAAGACACCAAATGTTAAATTAAATCAATCATGATGCATCATGGCGAACTTTAAAAAATCTTTTTAACGaatttatgtaattttttaCTAACAACGAAAATCATACGTTCGACAAGAAATCAATTATACACTTTTTATGGGAAATAAATAATCTCGTTGCCTTccaatagaatataatgtttatTATAACACTATGTTACTCAACAATGAAATAATTTGAGATTGTGCATTCTGCTTGTGCCCTCCAACTGAAACTTCATTGTAAGTTGCAGTTTTAAATTGCAgtacatttctttttctttattattttttccttatcttttttctttctcagtTGCAGTAATAATCGTTGATCGAACATGCTGCAGGCAAAGTGTCGATCGTTTTCAATCAGTCAGTTAAATTAGTGATTAAAATGTACACTGTGCTCGCAGCATTTACACGAacgttaatttatattaatatattatataatcatatgtaatatatatatatactattatactatacattagtacataatatatataattatggtatataatatatactacatatatgtatacataatatatatatatatatatttatttatatctatatgtaattgtatatatataattatttcttatcTCTTTTGTACATCTACATACATTGCATACACGTATGTCGAAACCCTTAAGCGAAAGCTCGAATTAAAAAATGTTGGTGTTTGATTAAATACGGTAACTACAAACATTTATAACCCTTGCATTCTTATTTATAAGTATCAAATACGTGAAAAAGCGATAACTAACTTTAACAATTGCGATTTAATACTGAAAACGAATCTTACACCAGAAAACATCAAGAAactgatatttaattataagTCTAGCATATTGTTTGATTTCAATCATTCAAATTGCACATTTTAATCTTTCATATAAACTTTCATACTTACAATAAGAGATTAGGTCATGACAACTGAGATTCTTCAAATACACACGACATTGCACGAAATACAAAATGGAATTCTTTGGTAGTAAGTAACAAATGCGTAAACGTTTTTTAAGCAAAAAGCGTATGCGGtgactaaaaaaagaaaaaattgaacAATGAATTCCTCGACCTACAGATTTGGATCGTGAATTCGGAATTCAAATTCGATTCGAATATGCGCTTCAAGAAAAAACGGGCGAATTTTTGCTCGCAAATGAGTTTTTCTATAAACAGTATGTACACGAATTAATGAAACGTGTAAATATGAAATAAGCAGAATATACTAAATAGACTATAAATAAACAGTGTTTTGAGAATTCTTATATCTACAATAATTTTATGTTCTTCTCGTGAAATAAGGCAGTTATAAGTATAAATGCGTGTACATACTCTTTATGGAGGATTAAAGATCACATTATTTTAAGATCCCTGTTTCTTCGATATTTGTTATCTAAGGTGACAACGTGAATTCACTTCTTTTTGGTGTTGGGGCTCGTAGATTGAAAAACACTCGATGCTGACATTAAATTCTCAATATACTGGCTCAGCACTTGATTTTCACTTCTCAACTTCAGGTTTTCCTCCTTTACGCTATCTACTCTCTGGGATAAATCTGAGCGGTAAAAAGATATTTTAGAAAATCATTTTAagtaaattaaatgtatatgtaAGAATTGTAGACCACATTCGAAATTTATTTACCATCTAATGTGTTCTGAAGTTCAAGCACTTGAGCAATCAATCTTGCCTTTTCTTCTTGCTCATCTGGGCTTATATCAGGATCTAAACCTACAGTCACATAATCTTGAATGCTTGATGATATTTTGTGAAATAGTAGAGTGTAAACGATTTGAGACTTACTGTTAGGACTACAACTTCCATTTGTAAATGTAGATGGTATAGAATCCATGCTGTGTCCACTGCCAAGTGCATCAGATATGTGGCAGCTATTGTCCAAAATTTCTTCTTCGGGAATTATCACTGTATATAGAAACAATAATTCTAACTGTTATCTTGTATAATGCAAATTTAACAGAAATTAAATTTCCTTAATCGCTTGGATGATAACAATTtcacaatttttatatatatataataaataatagaatttttcaTATATGAACAGTACACGGATTGTGTGACCCAAAAATTCCAGAAATACCTCGCGTTTTATCAAGAATCAACACGTATGTAAATACTCGAAAATTAATTAGTTGCATTAGCCAATAAACTATACATTTAACAATTTACCAcgatttcataaattttcttGTCATTAGAACGTCAATCTAAAAGCTGAAGCAACGAGATTCCGTCTAAGGTaagtgtttaaatatttcatggaACGCTAAGGAAAACTTAAAAACAGGTTATAACGAAGATGCGATGATTGGAATTAAGAGAATTGGGTCAAAGACATGGGCACGAGTTCCCTACCTTGTGGATCATCGTCTGCCAGCGGTATGCTGTTCATGTCATCCAGAAGCTTGTCTGTCATCGAAGTGGACATCTTGACGCGTAGGATGCTCTACGAGAGAAATAACACACTTCCAAGCAAACCTGCGCGCAAGTACAACGTTTGACCCTTGAAGTTTATCGATTTCCACGGGAAACCCACACGAGACCGTTGCCACGTTTGTTGAAAAAGATACAAGATATGATCGATCGTTATACCCTAAGTGACAAATCGTATAATCGAAAAGTTTACTAACTAAATTCTTGAAAATATCAATTCAATTTCTAGATGATTCAACGACTTAATGTCGTTTGACACTGCTCTTGCTCGCCATTTGCTTTTTTGATGACACCTACAGGCACCGAGTCCTACTATTCTATGTGATAATACATGGATAATACTGTGGGAATTACCATCTGAATAAGGAAAATGGACTTTCATGTGATTTCATTATTTTAGAAGGTACTATATGAATATTTGCttggaagaaatattttaaatgttattttttgATTATATATTGTGATTTCATTGGGTTATTGATTATAAATGAAGTTTTATTGTAGAATAATCGTAAATGTTTGAGGGTTTCGATGTAAAATAGGAATCTATAAAGATTTTAGTGAGAAGATTTTATtaatatgatatttttatatttagggCCTAGGTATGTGTGGAAAAGATTGACTGAGAAAAGTAGAGTAATAATATAGCGCCCCTATAGTCCTATGCAAACAACAAATGGACTACACTCCGAACTTTTCGACGGTAGATATGCTGATTAATTGAGATAGAAGAACATAGATTACAAATATGCATGAATAGACAGAtgaattgaaaattaaaaatgcGGTTTGAAAATTTGACAAAAATGTTCTGATTTCTAATTTTAAGATCAGATGATTACAGCAAGAGAAGTATAAGCTCAGATTTCGAGGCTCAGCAATTGTGGCATCTTAGATTTCCTAATTGCATAATTATGAAACATAAACACATATTTTGAGCTTGATCTACGATAATATGAGGCAGTGAAAATGTAGTAGAATGTTCAGGTTTCAAGATTATTCTGTTATTACAGTTGACATTATTAATATACGCTGAGGTAATACAAGTTTCTTGAGAGTTTATAATGATCTTCCATTTTATAGATTTCAACTGTTCTATTCCACAATTGCAattatactttttaaatatcaagACTACTTGTTTTAATGAAATGTGATCA
This window encodes:
- the LOC126919523 gene encoding fibroblast growth factor 1-like, whose translation is MSLRWIHENLEAPTCDEECSDIDDSCSDDSYDSDLSICEEKGPGNEKEINGDRRRKRETRRHPTTTVKFDENGTPHYITESVKRPPYVIWDPRKPAQNPVYNCLVIKLFCRTGYHLAVSNSGRVRGLSATNEPHALLHIIPVSFGVIRIQSLETSLYLAFNKKGRLYGELSANKDNTEWEQWNVGSYDAFRSRKYANQGWWIGIKKNGRAKPGPKTSWGQKSIQFLAIRQD
- the LOC126919524 gene encoding short coiled-coil protein B isoform X2 is translated as MSTSMTDKLLDDMNSIPLADDDPQVIIPEEEILDNSCHISDALGSGHSMDSIPSTFTNGSCSPNNYVTVGLDPDISPDEQEEKARLIAQVLELQNTLDDLSQRVDSVKEENLKLRSENQVLSQYIENLMSASSVFQSTSPNTKKK
- the LOC126919524 gene encoding short coiled-coil protein B isoform X3, whose amino-acid sequence is MSTSMTDKLLDDMNSIPLADDDPQVIIPEEEILDNSCHISDALGSGHSMDSIPSTFTNGSCSPNSLDPDISPDEQEEKARLIAQVLELQNTLDDLSQRVDSVKEENLKLRSENQVLSQYIENLMSASSVFQSTSPNTKKK
- the LOC126919524 gene encoding short coiled-coil protein A isoform X1 — translated: MSTSMTDKLLDDMNSIPLADDDPQVIIPEEEILDNSCHISDALGSGHSMDSIPSTFTNGSCSPNSKSQIVYTLLFHKISSSIQDYVTVGLDPDISPDEQEEKARLIAQVLELQNTLDDLSQRVDSVKEENLKLRSENQVLSQYIENLMSASSVFQSTSPNTKKK